In Alkalihalobacterium alkalinitrilicum, a genomic segment contains:
- a CDS encoding ParM/StbA family protein: protein MSVSRIAAIDVGNDCVKAIFGKYDSELYIPNVIARDTEDRPVIGIEDLNEKDPLDGIHIRVHSPALKENNVIYRVGNLATKSDNPNELDPGSSKSEEDQTLVMLFTSLALDAVKSGTSNTSRDSKAVIDANYTLGTGLPLREVKEGKDVGYRSQLLGSVHQVEFLVTPKYQGIKVNIKFDEVKVYPEGFAAYINLVMDKDLNIINRDLIDKRILIQDIGGLSTDVAVIKNRNVDDDKAQGFNIGVSEALESIREEIRSKHGVELDSRRDVVEIITRKNDRNHIMVKGSRTSVHDITDRILLELAKKQYRHLRNVWQKNSQTEICYFVGGGAMVLKEYIKTLNNNLDGYNIEFFEDEKESIWMMANAYYKLISDFVRKSNKETKVPEKKTVQNK from the coding sequence ATGAGTGTTTCACGAATTGCGGCGATTGATGTAGGTAATGATTGTGTGAAGGCAATCTTTGGAAAATACGACTCAGAACTGTACATACCTAATGTTATTGCTAGAGATACAGAAGATCGACCTGTTATCGGAATAGAAGATTTAAATGAAAAGGACCCTCTAGATGGAATTCATATAAGAGTTCACTCCCCTGCTTTAAAAGAAAACAATGTTATTTATCGTGTAGGAAACTTGGCAACGAAAAGTGACAATCCAAACGAACTTGACCCAGGAAGTAGCAAATCTGAAGAAGATCAAACATTAGTGATGCTGTTTACTTCTTTAGCATTGGATGCAGTTAAAAGTGGAACGTCTAATACTTCGAGAGACTCCAAAGCGGTAATTGATGCAAATTATACACTTGGAACAGGGTTGCCGCTTCGTGAAGTGAAAGAAGGAAAAGATGTGGGTTACCGTTCACAACTATTAGGTTCTGTTCACCAAGTTGAGTTTCTCGTTACCCCAAAATATCAAGGGATAAAAGTCAATATTAAATTTGATGAAGTGAAAGTGTACCCTGAAGGTTTTGCTGCTTATATTAACTTAGTGATGGATAAGGACTTAAATATTATTAATAGAGATTTAATTGATAAAAGAATTTTAATACAAGATATTGGTGGGTTATCGACTGATGTGGCTGTTATCAAAAATCGTAATGTCGACGATGATAAGGCTCAAGGGTTTAATATTGGAGTATCAGAAGCATTAGAATCCATTCGTGAGGAAATTCGTTCCAAACATGGAGTTGAATTAGATAGCCGTCGTGATGTTGTTGAAATCATTACGAGAAAGAATGACAGAAACCATATTATGGTAAAAGGGAGTCGGACAAGCGTTCATGATATTACCGATCGTATCCTTTTAGAGCTAGCCAAAAAACAGTATAGACATTTACGTAATGTTTGGCAAAAAAATTCCCAAACTGAAATTTGCTATTTCGTTGGTGGCGGTGCAATGGTATTAAAAGAATATATTAAAACATTAAACAATAATTTAGATGGTTACAATATTGAGTTTTTTGAAGACGAAAAAGAAAGTATTTGGATGATGGCAAATGCGTATTATAAACTCATTTCTGATTTTGTAAGAAAGAGTAATAAGGAAACGAAAGTACCAGAGAAAAAAACAGTACAAAATAAATAG
- a CDS encoding thiolase family protein — MKEAVIVTAKRTAVGKVGGMFKDIPPEHLVAPLIQRIVEEVQLDQTTIDEVILGNAVGPGGNLARLSSLTAGLPVSIPGVTVDRQCGSGLEAINLAARLVQAGAGDIYLAGGVESTSLAPWKIAKPTSLYHPKGPELFTRARFSPDEIGDPDMGMAAENVAEAHQITREMQDEYAYNSHMKAVKAIQSGHFSEEIVPIAGMTNDECPRKNTSLEKLHSLPPVFKEKGTVTAGNACPMNDGAAVVLIMSVEKCHELGLQPTLRFVDAVSAGVDPNFLGIGPVPAVQKLFERQQLSSLDIDIVEFNEAFASQVLASLNALEIPLEKVNQNGGALAIGHPYGASGAILVTRLMTEMKRQRLKRGLATLGIGGGLGLATLFELVD, encoded by the coding sequence ATGAAAGAAGCCGTGATTGTTACCGCAAAACGAACAGCCGTCGGGAAGGTTGGCGGAATGTTTAAAGATATTCCTCCTGAGCACTTAGTTGCTCCTCTCATTCAACGCATTGTCGAAGAAGTTCAACTAGATCAAACAACAATAGATGAAGTGATTCTCGGGAATGCTGTTGGACCAGGAGGAAACCTTGCTCGTCTTTCTTCCTTAACGGCAGGGTTACCTGTTTCTATACCAGGAGTGACTGTTGACCGACAGTGTGGCTCTGGACTAGAAGCTATCAACCTCGCTGCTCGCCTCGTTCAAGCAGGAGCTGGCGACATCTACTTAGCTGGTGGTGTTGAAAGTACGAGTCTCGCCCCATGGAAAATAGCCAAGCCTACTTCTCTTTATCATCCAAAAGGACCTGAATTGTTTACGAGAGCTCGTTTTTCTCCAGATGAAATTGGTGATCCCGATATGGGAATGGCTGCTGAAAACGTCGCTGAAGCTCACCAAATTACTCGGGAAATGCAAGATGAGTACGCCTACAATAGTCATATGAAAGCCGTTAAAGCAATTCAATCAGGACATTTTTCTGAAGAAATTGTTCCTATTGCTGGAATGACAAACGATGAATGTCCACGGAAAAATACATCCCTTGAAAAGCTACATTCTCTTCCCCCAGTCTTTAAAGAAAAGGGTACCGTGACTGCAGGAAATGCATGTCCGATGAATGACGGTGCAGCTGTTGTATTAATAATGTCAGTTGAAAAGTGCCACGAGTTAGGATTGCAGCCTACTTTACGGTTTGTTGATGCAGTAAGTGCAGGGGTTGACCCCAATTTTCTAGGTATTGGTCCTGTCCCTGCAGTCCAAAAGTTATTTGAACGTCAACAGCTCTCCTCCTTAGACATTGATATCGTCGAGTTTAATGAAGCCTTTGCTTCACAAGTTTTAGCTAGTTTAAACGCACTAGAGATCCCTCTGGAAAAAGTAAATCAAAACGGTGGTGCATTAGCCATTGGTCATCCATACGGTGCGTCTGGAGCGATACTAGTCACTCGCTTGATGACAGAAATGAAAAGACAAAGATTAAAACGAGGACTAGCAACACTAGGAATTGGTGGTGGACTAGGCTTAGCTACCCTGTTCGAATTGGTGGATTAA
- a CDS encoding M20/M25/M40 family metallo-hydrolase yields MLSCRDEVLFLTNQLVNIESIVNSDGEKEISQAIYTLVSSFPYFIKNPTFVTKQKTIDDEQERYNVIAFVKGTKKKSDKTVILMGHMDTVGIDDFNQLKDKACYPEELMKALKTEDLPPMVENHLNSGDYLFGRGVLDMKSGVASHLYLLKYYSEHPEELEGNLLLVVECDEEDGSHGILSALKELKSLKDEHHFDYVAAINSDFVSPRYEGDVNRYIYKGTVGKLLPSFFITGAETHVGSCFEGIDPNFIAAELTKQISYNPELCNEAFGETTVPPVSLKQMDLKPTYTVQTALSAYVYYNFFIHSWSPKDVLSLLKEQAEIAFDNALKEFKSKYQQFSQASNQPYFEFPWKPRVFTYEEMNQLLIEEYGYEYVNHMSEFKEKLLLDTELDTRMFAARVVEEAWKWMSDRSPAIILFYSSLYSPRIEVTGKNEKEENLIHSLEQAITDIQPDYDYPIATRNFFPYISDMSFVALSDDEDGINAVSNNNPSWGTKHYVNYQDIRDINVPVINIGPYGFDAHKQYERMELKYSLEIVPNLTNNVIQNLLVSN; encoded by the coding sequence ATGTTATCTTGTCGTGATGAAGTTTTATTTTTAACAAATCAGCTTGTAAATATAGAAAGTATCGTAAATTCAGATGGAGAAAAAGAAATTAGTCAAGCCATTTACACCTTAGTTTCCTCTTTTCCGTATTTTATTAAAAACCCAACATTTGTGACCAAGCAAAAAACAATAGATGATGAACAAGAAAGGTATAATGTAATTGCTTTTGTTAAAGGAACGAAAAAGAAAAGTGATAAAACGGTCATTTTAATGGGACATATGGACACAGTCGGAATAGACGACTTTAATCAACTCAAGGATAAGGCTTGTTACCCAGAAGAGTTGATGAAAGCACTCAAAACAGAAGATCTCCCTCCTATGGTAGAGAACCATTTAAACTCAGGAGATTACTTATTTGGTAGAGGCGTACTTGATATGAAAAGTGGTGTAGCGAGTCATCTATATCTTCTAAAATATTACTCTGAACATCCTGAGGAGTTAGAGGGAAATCTCCTTCTTGTCGTAGAATGTGATGAAGAAGATGGCTCTCACGGGATTTTATCAGCCTTAAAAGAATTAAAAAGCTTAAAAGATGAACATCATTTTGATTATGTTGCTGCTATCAATTCAGATTTTGTTTCGCCTCGTTATGAAGGAGATGTGAATCGGTATATTTATAAAGGTACAGTTGGGAAATTACTCCCTTCCTTTTTTATCACTGGTGCCGAAACACATGTAGGTTCATGCTTTGAAGGAATTGACCCGAATTTTATTGCAGCAGAGTTAACGAAACAAATTAGTTATAATCCAGAATTATGTAATGAAGCTTTCGGTGAAACGACAGTACCTCCTGTTTCATTAAAACAAATGGATTTAAAACCAACATACACCGTACAAACGGCTCTTTCTGCTTATGTTTACTATAATTTCTTTATCCATTCGTGGTCACCAAAAGATGTATTATCGCTATTAAAAGAACAAGCTGAAATCGCCTTTGACAATGCTCTAAAAGAATTTAAGAGCAAATACCAACAATTCAGTCAAGCAAGTAATCAACCTTACTTTGAATTCCCATGGAAACCTAGAGTATTTACGTACGAGGAAATGAATCAACTCTTAATCGAAGAATACGGTTATGAGTATGTAAACCATATGAGTGAATTTAAAGAAAAATTATTACTAGATACAGAATTAGATACGAGAATGTTTGCAGCAAGAGTAGTTGAAGAAGCATGGAAATGGATGAGTGACCGAAGTCCTGCGATAATCCTCTTTTACTCTTCTTTATATTCTCCTAGAATTGAAGTGACAGGGAAGAATGAAAAAGAAGAAAACTTAATTCATTCACTCGAACAAGCCATTACTGACATCCAACCCGATTATGACTATCCTATAGCAACAAGAAACTTTTTCCCGTATATTTCAGATATGAGTTTTGTTGCTTTAAGTGATGATGAAGATGGGATTAATGCTGTTTCTAACAACAATCCGAGCTGGGGCACAAAACATTATGTAAACTACCAAGACATTCGCGATATTAATGTCCCTGTCATTAATATTGGTCCTTATGGCTTTGATGCCCATAAACAATACGAACGAATGGAGTTAAAATATTCACTTGAAATCGTTCCTAATTTAACAAACAACGTTATTCAGAACTTGTTAGTATCTAACTAA
- a CDS encoding amino acid ABC transporter ATP-binding protein, translated as MIKVTNLVKSFGDLQVLKSIDLMIEKGEVVVLIGASGSGKSTLLRCLNFLETSNGGEIYLNDERIDPKKTDINTVRQRVGMVFQHFNLFPHKSVLENLTMAPLFVKKEGKDAVVKKAKQLLEKVGLADKANVYPDQLSGGQKQRVAIARALAMEPEVILFDEPTSALDPELVGEVLQVMKDLAKDGMTMVVVTHERGFAKEVADRVVMLADGHIIEEGHPSEIFANPKHERTKRFLNKIL; from the coding sequence ATGATTAAAGTAACGAATCTCGTTAAATCATTTGGTGATCTACAAGTATTAAAAAGTATTGATTTAATGATAGAAAAAGGTGAAGTTGTCGTACTTATTGGAGCGAGTGGTTCTGGTAAAAGTACATTGTTACGCTGCTTGAATTTCCTTGAAACTTCAAATGGAGGGGAAATTTACCTCAATGATGAGAGAATTGACCCAAAAAAGACGGACATTAATACAGTGAGGCAACGTGTAGGCATGGTGTTTCAGCACTTTAATCTATTCCCGCATAAGTCTGTTCTTGAGAACCTAACGATGGCTCCTTTGTTTGTAAAAAAAGAAGGCAAGGATGCAGTAGTAAAGAAAGCGAAGCAACTGCTTGAAAAAGTCGGTTTAGCTGATAAAGCAAACGTTTATCCAGATCAACTGTCAGGTGGACAAAAACAGCGTGTGGCCATTGCTAGAGCGTTAGCGATGGAACCTGAAGTTATTTTATTTGATGAACCAACATCAGCATTAGACCCAGAGCTTGTTGGTGAAGTGTTACAAGTGATGAAGGACTTAGCTAAAGACGGAATGACGATGGTCGTTGTTACGCATGAAAGGGGATTTGCTAAAGAAGTTGCAGATCGTGTCGTTATGCTTGCGGATGGTCATATAATCGAAGAAGGCCATCCGAGTGAAATCTTTGCTAATCCTAAGCATGAAAGAACGAAGCGTTTTCTTAATAAAATTTTATAA
- a CDS encoding SDR family NAD(P)-dependent oxidoreductase: MNFDEQVAIITGSTTGIGYSIAKQLADSGAAVVINGRNANKVKEAVEEIHSSGGRAVGLAKPVEHPDTGQELLDLALRTFGNVSILINNAGIIHDQLTYKMSDHEFSHVLNVHVNGTFLCTRPFIKFLKQQKSSGHIINMTSTAGLEGTIGQINYSAAKAAINGMTWTLAKELKRDNILVNAIAPAALTNMTQPYIEKAKQKAAEGGQELPSYWNIGSSDEVASFVVHLLKTHDMKETGAIFGVNGKNIVRWNPPVSEPYFVNE; encoded by the coding sequence GTGAATTTCGATGAACAAGTTGCCATTATTACAGGCTCCACAACAGGAATTGGCTACAGTATTGCCAAACAACTTGCAGATAGTGGTGCTGCTGTTGTCATAAATGGCCGGAATGCAAACAAAGTGAAAGAAGCCGTTGAAGAAATTCATTCATCAGGTGGAAGAGCGGTTGGATTAGCAAAGCCTGTTGAGCATCCTGATACAGGACAAGAGCTATTGGATCTAGCCCTAAGAACGTTTGGAAATGTATCCATACTCATTAATAACGCAGGAATCATCCATGATCAACTTACCTATAAAATGAGCGATCATGAATTTTCTCACGTCCTTAATGTTCACGTAAATGGGACATTCCTCTGTACACGACCGTTTATCAAATTTCTAAAACAGCAAAAGTCTAGCGGGCATATCATCAATATGACCTCAACCGCTGGATTAGAGGGTACCATTGGACAAATTAATTATAGTGCAGCAAAAGCGGCCATTAACGGAATGACTTGGACCCTTGCTAAAGAGTTAAAACGTGACAATATACTAGTCAATGCAATTGCTCCTGCTGCGCTAACGAATATGACCCAGCCTTATATTGAAAAAGCAAAACAGAAAGCTGCTGAAGGTGGCCAAGAGCTACCTTCTTATTGGAACATCGGTTCTTCTGATGAAGTGGCTTCATTTGTCGTCCATCTGTTGAAAACACACGACATGAAAGAAACAGGAGCCATTTTTGGAGTGAATGGAAAAAACATAGTTCGGTGGAATCCACCCGTTTCAGAACCTTATTTTGTCAATGAATAA
- a CDS encoding transporter substrate-binding domain-containing protein, with amino-acid sequence MKKGLFAVVAAIAMMAMSACGSSTEPAETEISGEHTTAEVKLVNDGQLSFAMSGLYPPLNFTKDGELTGFDVEIGKEISIRIGLEPNPVTNPWETIIQGLRANHYDAIIGSMTATEERMEQVDFTNPYYISGAQVFVNVGEEEIQSTDDLVGKTIGVIQSSTWRDMAEEISDKIKGYPSDVNALQDLAVGRIDAVITDKIVGLSAMNERGLDIKPVGDLLNEDLIAVAVNKGNEELINQINEAIASMIEDGTYEEISMKWFDENIMK; translated from the coding sequence ATGAAAAAAGGATTATTTGCAGTAGTTGCTGCGATTGCTATGATGGCAATGAGTGCATGCGGTTCAAGTACGGAACCAGCAGAAACAGAAATTAGTGGAGAACATACAACTGCAGAAGTGAAACTAGTCAATGATGGGCAGCTATCATTTGCAATGAGTGGTTTATATCCACCGTTAAACTTCACTAAAGATGGAGAATTAACAGGATTTGATGTGGAAATTGGAAAAGAGATTTCTATACGTATTGGTCTTGAACCTAATCCTGTAACCAACCCTTGGGAGACAATTATTCAAGGACTTCGAGCGAACCATTATGATGCTATTATCGGAAGTATGACGGCAACAGAGGAAAGAATGGAACAAGTAGACTTTACGAACCCATACTATATTTCTGGGGCTCAAGTGTTTGTTAATGTAGGGGAAGAGGAAATTCAATCTACTGATGATTTAGTTGGTAAAACGATCGGTGTTATCCAATCGAGTACGTGGAGAGATATGGCTGAAGAGATCTCTGACAAAATTAAAGGATATCCAAGTGATGTTAATGCACTTCAAGATTTAGCGGTTGGCCGAATTGATGCAGTCATTACTGATAAAATTGTTGGTTTATCAGCGATGAATGAGCGTGGGTTAGATATTAAGCCTGTTGGTGACTTATTAAATGAAGATTTAATCGCGGTTGCTGTAAATAAGGGTAATGAAGAATTAATCAATCAAATAAATGAAGCAATTGCTTCTATGATAGAAGACGGAACGTACGAAGAAATCAGTATGAAATGGTTTGATGAGAACATTATGAAATAA
- a CDS encoding AMP-binding protein: MTIGKTIPFTVHSCSSKISVVCDDDQLTYKELYENIQSMQQQLVTTLEHPYQKKVAFLLENDVDFLILFLAISEIGAIAIPLDPKWSNDDLQHIISDCTPDVLITTQQIKTQNILTFSLEQLKQQPKTPIPNYETSESDIFYIGYTSGTTGKPKGYLRTHSSWLHSFTGSEQVFKLNKDDLIFSPGPLVHSHFLYAAVHSLHIGATLYVTKKFSAHSVYQTLTAVPITVLYLVPTMFSALDNVYKDGNPSITRLEKVISAGAKWQVPLKNKARQLVPNAEVFEFYGASELSFVSVLDHNGNSENPESVGHPFPGVQVSIRRSDGTETDYGEIGKLFIKSKQMFSGYLNNPDATKEVFHGEWATVGDLAFMDTNGYITLVGREKNMIISGGLNIYPEEVEKVLCLLPEVAEVAVFGIEDLYWGEKVIAAIQWKDGKPLSQLQLKQYCKQKLAAYKCPQMLIEIDAFPYTTSGKIARKELIKLVQPKLEHQRM; the protein is encoded by the coding sequence ATGACGATTGGTAAAACAATTCCATTTACTGTACATTCATGTTCTTCGAAAATATCGGTTGTTTGTGATGATGACCAACTAACATATAAAGAACTTTACGAAAATATTCAAAGCATGCAACAACAACTAGTCACTACCCTTGAACATCCATACCAAAAGAAGGTTGCCTTTTTACTAGAAAACGATGTTGATTTTTTAATCCTATTTTTAGCAATAAGTGAAATAGGAGCAATAGCGATTCCACTTGACCCCAAATGGAGTAATGACGATTTGCAACACATTATCTCAGACTGTACCCCTGATGTGTTGATAACTACACAACAAATCAAAACCCAGAACATTCTCACTTTCTCGCTAGAGCAACTCAAACAGCAACCTAAAACACCTATTCCAAACTACGAAACATCAGAAAGTGACATCTTTTATATTGGCTATACATCAGGAACAACAGGGAAACCAAAGGGATATTTGCGGACTCATTCTTCTTGGCTTCACAGCTTTACTGGAAGCGAACAAGTATTTAAGCTCAACAAAGATGATCTTATTTTTTCTCCAGGTCCTCTCGTTCACTCCCATTTTTTATATGCAGCCGTTCACTCGCTTCATATTGGTGCCACCTTGTATGTGACAAAAAAATTCAGTGCCCATTCAGTCTATCAAACGTTAACTGCCGTACCAATAACCGTACTGTATCTCGTACCTACGATGTTTTCTGCACTAGATAACGTGTATAAAGACGGAAATCCTTCGATCACCCGCTTAGAAAAAGTAATTTCAGCAGGAGCCAAGTGGCAAGTTCCTTTGAAGAATAAAGCACGTCAACTCGTTCCCAATGCAGAAGTGTTCGAATTTTACGGTGCCTCTGAATTAAGTTTTGTCAGCGTTTTGGATCATAACGGAAATAGCGAAAATCCTGAGTCTGTCGGACACCCATTCCCTGGTGTTCAAGTATCAATTCGACGTTCTGACGGAACTGAAACGGATTATGGTGAAATTGGAAAATTATTCATAAAAAGTAAGCAGATGTTTAGTGGCTATCTCAACAATCCTGACGCTACAAAAGAAGTTTTCCATGGAGAATGGGCAACAGTTGGTGATTTAGCTTTCATGGACACTAATGGGTACATCACTCTTGTTGGGCGCGAAAAAAATATGATCATTAGTGGTGGTTTAAATATTTACCCTGAAGAAGTAGAAAAAGTGTTATGTCTTCTTCCTGAAGTTGCTGAAGTGGCTGTTTTCGGTATTGAAGATCTCTATTGGGGTGAAAAAGTAATTGCTGCCATTCAATGGAAAGATGGAAAACCACTTTCTCAACTCCAATTAAAACAATATTGCAAACAAAAGTTAGCTGCTTACAAATGTCCACAAATGTTAATTGAAATAGACGCCTTTCCTTATACGACAAGTGGAAAAATTGCCAGAAAAGAACTAATCAAATTAGTGCAACCAAAATTAGAACACCAAAGGATGTGA
- a CDS encoding biotin transporter BioY, giving the protein MKLKNMMYASVFVALIAALGILPPLVLPISPVPITAQSLGVMLAGAILGARYGGMSLVIFVLLVAFGAPLLSGGRGGISVFLGPSGGYILSWPIAAFVIGYLVEKYWHKMNIARFILFNIIGGIIVIYAAGVTYTSFNIGIPWGTAAYQALIYIPGDIAKVVVAAVIAMQIKKAYPLIKKSRDPKSKAA; this is encoded by the coding sequence ATGAAATTGAAAAATATGATGTATGCTTCAGTTTTTGTAGCACTTATCGCAGCTCTTGGTATTTTACCGCCACTTGTACTACCTATTTCTCCAGTCCCTATTACAGCACAATCATTAGGTGTTATGCTCGCAGGTGCTATCTTAGGTGCCAGGTATGGTGGAATGAGTCTGGTTATTTTTGTTTTACTTGTAGCATTCGGTGCACCACTTCTTTCTGGTGGACGCGGCGGCATTAGCGTGTTTTTAGGACCTAGTGGTGGATATATTTTAAGTTGGCCAATAGCAGCGTTTGTGATCGGCTATTTAGTAGAAAAATATTGGCATAAGATGAACATTGCTCGCTTTATATTATTTAATATCATAGGTGGGATCATTGTTATTTATGCTGCTGGAGTTACTTACACTTCCTTCAACATCGGGATTCCGTGGGGCACTGCTGCATATCAAGCTCTCATTTATATTCCTGGGGATATTGCAAAAGTAGTAGTTGCAGCTGTCATTGCTATGCAAATAAAGAAAGCGTACCCACTTATTAAAAAGTCTCGTGACCCAAAAAGCAAAGCGGCGTAA
- a CDS encoding amino acid ABC transporter permease yields the protein MGFFESILDIFLRHGVSFLNAAWITIGITAVSLVIATVIGIIFALFKISSSKILNIIADAYIGVIRGTPLIVQIMFLYYGISNIILLDNFTAGALALGLHSGAYIAEIFRGAIQSIDKGQMEAARSLGMSYPLAMRKVVFPQALKRAIPPLGNQFIIGLKDSSLVAYIAVTDLFNTALQVQGENFMPFETYFVVGMYYLILVLIFTKILNRIENKLDVSKEVKAA from the coding sequence ATGGGCTTTTTTGAAAGTATTTTAGATATTTTCCTTAGACACGGTGTATCGTTTTTAAATGCGGCTTGGATTACGATCGGTATTACAGCGGTGTCCTTAGTCATTGCAACCGTCATTGGAATTATTTTTGCTTTATTTAAAATATCATCTAGTAAAATATTAAATATAATTGCGGATGCCTATATTGGTGTTATTCGAGGAACGCCTTTAATTGTCCAAATTATGTTTTTATATTACGGAATTTCAAACATTATTCTACTTGATAATTTTACGGCTGGAGCATTGGCGCTTGGACTACACTCAGGTGCTTATATAGCTGAGATTTTTCGAGGAGCGATTCAATCGATTGACAAAGGTCAGATGGAAGCGGCAAGATCCCTTGGGATGTCGTATCCTTTAGCAATGAGGAAAGTTGTTTTTCCTCAAGCACTGAAACGAGCGATCCCTCCACTAGGGAATCAGTTTATTATTGGCTTGAAAGACTCTTCATTAGTCGCTTATATAGCGGTTACTGATTTATTCAATACAGCCTTACAAGTTCAAGGGGAAAACTTCATGCCTTTTGAAACATATTTTGTAGTCGGAATGTATTATTTAATTCTTGTGTTAATTTTCACGAAGATCTTAAATCGAATTGAGAATAAATTAGACGTTTCAAAAGAGGTGAAAGCAGCATGA
- a CDS encoding methyl-accepting chemotaxis protein: MGGTVEKNLNVSVLMNELKQDNQEMQNVMKNIKDISTKSNILALNSGIEAARAGEAGRGFSVVATEIKKFAEESLNASKDSEKIINKIQNKANEIIAVRTVDIAYDTIDKIDRNLFERNCDVQAWATFDAIKNCLTAPSIESKKAAQDLMKNIYKIYEVYFDLFVVDITGEIVVASQNQNQVGKDMSGRDWFKETVRTNHVHVTDMYYSSVVGGHTMGYSSPVHNDAGEIIGVFTTRFNWEFIYDIIDRVKIGENSKLYVINSEGYIIASKDRSGILETKMTQLKAVQYVLSKRETRGYTLENNQIYAFCLTEGYNAYKGKGWSVIVVESIV; this comes from the coding sequence GTGGGGGGTACAGTGGAAAAAAATCTGAATGTTTCGGTATTAATGAATGAATTAAAGCAAGATAATCAGGAAATGCAAAATGTAATGAAAAATATAAAAGATATATCAACAAAATCGAATATTTTAGCATTAAATTCAGGAATTGAAGCAGCTCGTGCAGGAGAGGCAGGTCGCGGTTTTTCAGTTGTTGCGACAGAAATTAAAAAATTTGCGGAAGAAAGTTTAAATGCTAGTAAAGATAGTGAAAAAATCATTAATAAAATTCAAAATAAAGCCAATGAAATTATTGCGGTCCGTACGGTTGATATAGCTTACGATACGATTGATAAGATTGATCGGAATTTATTTGAGCGGAATTGCGATGTGCAGGCTTGGGCAACATTTGATGCGATTAAGAATTGTCTAACAGCTCCTTCAATAGAGTCAAAAAAAGCTGCACAAGATTTAATGAAAAATATATATAAAATTTATGAAGTGTACTTTGATTTATTTGTCGTTGATATTACAGGTGAAATTGTGGTCGCATCGCAAAATCAAAATCAAGTTGGAAAAGACATGTCTGGACGTGACTGGTTTAAAGAAACAGTGCGAACGAATCATGTTCATGTAACTGATATGTACTACTCTTCCGTTGTAGGCGGTCACACGATGGGATATTCGAGCCCTGTACATAACGATGCGGGGGAGATTATTGGGGTATTTACAACGAGGTTTAACTGGGAATTTATCTATGATATTATCGATCGTGTAAAAATCGGGGAAAATAGTAAACTATATGTTATTAATTCTGAGGGTTACATTATTGCATCGAAAGATCGTTCTGGAATACTAGAAACGAAGATGACGCAATTAAAAGCGGTACAATATGTACTGTCAAAAAGAGAAACGCGAGGGTATACGCTAGAAAATAATCAAATATATGCATTTTGTTTAACCGAAGGCTACAATGCATATAAAGGCAAAGGCTGGTCGGTTATTGTCGTAGAATCTATCGTTTAA